The following is a genomic window from Antechinus flavipes isolate AdamAnt ecotype Samford, QLD, Australia chromosome 3, AdamAnt_v2, whole genome shotgun sequence.
caaagagtcatagttttgtttgttcactgcctattttaattccttcatttataGTAACAATACATTTATAgtaacaatattgaataattgtgGGAATAATGGGTATCCTTACTTCAATCCTGCTCTTATTGAGAAGTctttctagcttatccccattacaggtAATACTTGCTGGTTTTAGATATATGTTACTTTAAAGAAGatccattagttcatatgatctctagggtttttttttaatagcaatgggaGTTATATTTTGTCTAAAACTTTTGCATCTCTTGAGATGATCACATAATtgctattggttttgttattgatatagtcacctatgctgatagtttttctaatattgaatcagccccgaattcctggcataaatcctatcAGGTCATAATGTATGATTCTTGTGATATTTTGCTGTAATTCCTTGGCtaccaatttatttaaaaatttttttgcagcaatcttcattagggaaattggtctatagttttctttctctgttttggctctttggGGCTTAAGTATTTTTAGTTccatgtttgtatttttaaaataatttgataggcgccttctttgcctatttttatttttttccaaagattctctttttggttacattttaagttctgaactACCTGTTTCCTTTCCCACTTCATACTAGAGAAAGCTACCATTTGGCACgcacattatatataaatataaaaagatagctagaggggtgtgtgtgtgtgtttgtgtgtgtgtgtgtgtgtgtgtgtgtgtgtgtgtaaaacctgTTCAGaggacttcttaaaaaaaaaaacattctatgCATGCTTCTATTTATTAGCTCCTTCTCTGGAGTGAATAGCATCTTTTTTCATAGATCCTTTGTGGTTCATTTGAGTATTATAATATGCACCATAGCTTAGTAATTCATAAACTttttttgaacaatattgctgttattgtatacaattttctcttgggttctgctcatttcactcttcattatttcatgcaaatctttccgtgtttttttctaaaatcaacttacTCATTAGTTCTTACAGTACAGTAATACTCCATCATAATCACCTACACCACAACTTGGttagccattgtccaattgatcaATGTCACCCCAATTTCCAGGTCTTTACTACCACAAagaaagctactataaatatttcagaatatGTAAGTTCTTGCCCTTTTTCTCTAGTCACCTTGGGAAGCAGAGCTAAaatagtattgctgggtcaaagggtatacatggcTTTATAATTCTTTGGAATTCAGATTCCTCTTCAAAATGGTTACATCACTTTACGGTTCCACCAACAGTGGATTAATGCCCTAATTTTTTCCCATCTCCccaaaaatttctcattttccccttctagCATTTTAGCCAAACTGATAGGTTGTGAGATAAtatcttaaagttgttttattttgcatttctctaatcaatcattcagagcatttaaaattattctatataattttgttatttttataaagataacACAAAGATTTATCACATTCtttaagcatttatcaattggagaacaactTGCATTTGTATAAATTCGACAAagtcctttatatatttgagTTGATTCTGCTCCCCATTGGCACATGGAGTGTGTGCACATTTATAGACAATACAAAATTCAGAAGACCCGAAAGAACAGCTCTTTGTTGTGAGAGGATTCAACAGGTATCGCTTCCAAATGGCAGGCTGGAGGAAAACCAAGCTGGCAAACGAAGACCAGTTTACTGAAGGAGGAGCTGGATATATGTTTTTCTGGAGTGGCCACAGCAAAAAGGAgcatgattttgctttttagagtcatatTCAGCTCTATTCCAGTATTTCTTTTGGACTAACCAATtattaatgacaatcttagacatagggaatacatttccatgtataaaatggTTTGCCCTTATTGAgccccttgaaattagtctttgatattaGCTCtaatatatcaaattttctactgagttcaggtttgtttgcaacaaaatcctgaaaatctgttcctttttttcattgaatattatacttaattttgctggacatAATTCAGCTGCaactctagttcttttgattgttgatatatagTATTTCAGGACTtgaagtcttttattgtagccacTGGTAAGTCTTATAGGATTCTAATTATATgtccagtatatttgaattttttattgctTGTAAAATCTTATCTTTGATCTGGAGGCTTTCtaaatttagcaatgatattcTGTatgttttccttgttttcctaTCTTTGAGGTAacgattgttttttttttcctatttctactttcccctcttgttctatcacttcaagataattctcttgaattttttcttgtatgattgtttcaagattcttttttgtttggtcataacTTGTAGgtggtagtccaattatttttttctcctcttgatAGCTTCTCTAGATgcgttgtttttcttatgagatgccctacatttctattttttcattatttatatatatttttaatcatttcctgATCTGTCATAACTTCATAGTTTTCTCCTTGTCCAATTCAAATTTttgaagaatcattttcttcttagaAATCATGGGTCTCCATTTCTAGTTGATtgacttttcataatcttcttggattattatagtttttccttaatgtctctcatttgatttaaaagtcttttttgaattcttctttgGATAGATAActatttaatgttactctttgggattGGAGAGGCttgttttttacttctttgtcctCTTTTGAAGATGAATCCTTGTCTTCTTTACTCTCAGAATAACTTTCTgtagttgggttctttctcctttgcctgctcatttaaaaaaaaaaaaagatagcttgtTAGTGTAATCATTTCTAGTCCTGGGGTGAAGAGTGGGGATGGTGCTTCTGGCTTCAGGTGTTCCTTCAATTCAGCCCTTTGGCTTGGAATCCAAAACCAAGAACTCTACCCTCTTGTAAGTATCCCTGCCCCTACTATGACTCCATTCATCAGGCATGTGCTCAGCCCTTCTCACCCAGAGCCTattccttatcagcagaggttctTCAATCTTCCCAGACTCTGACCTGCAACTCCCCACATTGTCTGGGagatgaaagttcctgtggttttGGCTGCTTCAGCCAAACTTGCTTGCTGTTTCAGCAGAACTACATGGAGATATTTACTTGTTTGGTGAAGTTCACTTGTACATCCAAATGGTCCtgatgcttctttttttcttggaaattcATTTATGatctattcaatttatttttctaaaataggtttGTTTgcatattctattttctcttgtgTTAATCtaaatggtttatcattttcataagtattttttcattttactttaaatGTTTATAACTGGACAAAGCAACAATTGCTTTGATGTCACCTTTATTAGTGGTATAGTCCACCTTTTCATTCTTGATACTAGAGatttggtttctttctctttttaaatcctattaaccaatggtttattttataaaacttatttctacttttatttattcaatgatttttatactcatttttattaatttcacttttgatttttatgATTTGCAATTTGGTTTAGTTGGGGATTTtactttgtccttttttcttaaaaaattttttttatatctaatttttttgaacttttttaaaatgttgcacATATAACTTGGTCtactctttttacattttattgatgtaatcatTTAGAGATATGTTTTCCTCTGATTAGTGCTTTTGTTGCATTCCATTGGTTTTGctattttgtctcattttccttattgtttctatgacttgttcatttttttaattgaagctttctcttttcaaaacagatgcaaggataatttttaatcatcaaccctttcaaaaccttgtgttctaattccccctccccttccaccctctcctctagatggcaaataacccaatatatgttaaacatggtaaaactaTATGTAAATTAGGGCACCTAGATAGTGAAGTAGATAGAGGACCAGCCTTGAAATCTCCtaacttgagttcaagtctgccTTGACTTGAACTTGACCTTGAAGTTAAGTGtcgcttaacacttcctagctatgtgactctggtaagtaacttaaccccaattgcctcaggggagaaaaaaaaatatatatgtaaatctaatataggcaaatatttatacaattatcttcctgcacaagaaaaatcagattaaaaaaatgagaaaaaaattcaccaaccctttatccagttgataaatggtcaaaggatatgaattttgagatgaagaaattaaaaatatttctaatcatatgagaaggtgttccaaatcactattgatcagagaaatgcaaattaagacaactctgagataccactacacacctctcagattggctaagatgatgaatgttggaggggatgcgggaaaacggggacactgatgcattgttggtggagttgtgaagtgatccaaccattgtggagagcgatttagaattatgcccaaaaagttatcaaactttgatccagcagtgttaatactgggcttataccccaaagagatactaaagaagggaaagggacctgtatgtgccaaaatgtttgtggtggccctgtttgtagtggctagaaactgaaaactgagtggatgctcattcaggtagagaatggctggataaattgtggtatatgaatattatggaattttattgttctgtaagaaatgaccagcaggatgatttcagagaggtctggagagacttacatgaactgatgctgagggaaatgagcagaaccaggagatcattgtacatggcaacagttaagattacatgatgatcaattctaatgaatgtggctctttccaacaatgagatgattgatgccagttccaatggtctttgtgatggagagagccatgtgtgcccagagagaggactttgggaactgaatgtggatcccaacatagcattcacactctttttgttgttcacgtgcattttgttttcttactcattgaCTTTGTATGacctgatttctcttgtgcagcaagagaattgtataaatatgcttattatattgcatttaacgtatatttcaacatgtttaatatatattaaattacttgccatctaaggaagggggggggaggaggaggaaatgtgaaacacaaggctatgcaagggtcaatgttgtcaaattatccatgcatatattttgaaaataaaaaaagctttatatataaaacaaaaagactcaagcaaacaacaacaaaagaagtgcaAATGCCAGTTGAGCCATACTCggtcctcacagtcctctctctgggtgtagatcaCAAagtctttggaactggcctgaataatctcattgttgagaagggCCAGGTATGATTTCTTCTTTAATCCACTCATTCTTTCAGATTAGTTCAGTCCCCCATTAATTTCAATGTATTTTCAcgatttcttattttattgcatCATCTGGAACGGACGCATTTACTATTTGATtaacattttattgatgtaaggaTTTAGAGATATACGTTTTCCTGTGATTACTGCTTTTGTTACATTCCAGgttttgtctgattcttttttttttttttttaaatcattttaatgattGTTTTTACAAGTTGTTCTTTAGCCCCTTCATTCTTTCAGATGAGCTAAGTTAGTCCCCATTCACTTTCCGATTAGTTTAGTCCCCAATTAATTTGAATGTTTCCATggtttcttcttattttattgcattatgatccgGAAAGGCTGCGGggaatatttctgcttttctgcactTAATGATAAGGTTTTGAACGTCCTAATAGACGGCCAATTTTTGTAAAGCTCCCATACGTGTTCCTtgctccattcagttttctccagagatctagcatTCTAACTTTTCCACAATTCTCTTCACCTCCTTATTTTGTTGAAGGCTGTCTGGCtctgagaggagaaagttgaggTCTCTCACTAGCAGAGTTTTACTTTTCCCCCCGGGGaactcattttacttttaaaacagCAATTCTTCTTTCTGGACTCTCTCCTCCTGCCTCCgaactttcccctccttttcatgCCGTTTTCACCTCCAAAAGCGCAGCCTCCAATGCGGCCCCTGGCCCACCCCTGCTCCCTTTCGTCTCGGGtccccccccttctccctcctcccggGCCCCGGCCCCCCCTCCTGAGGCTCTCTCCGCCTGCCGCCTTCCCCTCCCGTCCAGGACAAGCCGAAGCCTGTCGCGTGTGTCTGGTGGTATCCCTGGTCCTGTCTATGCCTCTGGGCATAAGCGTGCTGGCCCACATCTTGGGACTGCTGTCCAGCTCGCTGCCAGAGACCATGCCCTTCTTCACGAGCATCCTTTGTCTGGCAAACGGTGCGTCCCGGGCCCGGGGAGACGGGCTCCGGGAGTCCTGGGGGATGTGGGCGGAGCCGCGGCCCCCTCCCTTTCCTCGCCCCCCTTCTCTGCCAGGTTGCTTGCAGCCCGGCACCTCCACACCCAAGCCCCTCCCGAGCCCGTGTCACCCACCCCGCTACCCCTCCCGAGCCCGTGCCACCCACCCCGCTGCCCCTCCCGAGCCCGTGCCACCCACCCCGCTGCCCCCCCCCGAGCCCGTGTCACCCACCGCGTTGCCCCCCCCAGCCCGTGCCACCCACCGCGCTGCCCCCCCCCGAGCCCGTGTCACCCACCCCGCTGCCCCCCCCGTCCTGACTTCCCACCCCGCTGCCCCTCCCGAGCCCGTGTCACCCACCCCGCTGCCCCCCCAGCCTGTGCCACCCACCCCGCTGCCCCTCCCGAGCCCGTGTCACCCACCCCGCTGCCCCCCCAGCCCGTGCCACCCACCCCGCTGCCCCCCCCCGAGCCCGTGCCACCCACCCCGCTGCCCCTCCCGAGCCCCTACCACCCACCCCGCTGCCCCTCCCGAGCCCCTACCACCCACCCCGCTGCCCCCCCGGTCCTGACTTCCCACCCCGCCGCTCCGCAGGTTTGGTCAAGTTTCTCGCCTTCATATTCTTCCACCTCCTGTTGACTCAGCTCAAGTTCCTCCTTCGGCTGTTCGATATGTGGCTCAGCTGGCCCTCCTACTTGCTCCTGACGTCCTCGGTGATCTACATCGTGGTCGGTGCGGCCGGGGAGCGAGCGCCGGAGccggggaagaaggggagggacgCGGATGGGtcaggagaagaggggaaggggaatggaGGAGGAGAAGCGGccgagggaggaggaaaaagggaaggcgAGCTTGTTGaggcagagaaaaggaagatttcCAATGGCAGGAGACCCCTGTGGAGGAGGGGACCACGGAGAAAAGGGGAGGCTGGCAAAGGGAGTGGAGAAGGTAAAGGGGATGAATGAGGAGGAATGAAAGGGAAGGCCATGAAGTGGGAGAAGCTGTAGAAAGATGGAAGAATGAGAGGTGTGAAGCCTTTGACTCAGGCTGCTGTTGGGAGGTAGGGAAGACTACCTACATGGGAtataaagggagaaaggaggcagCTGGggggcccagtggatagagcacctgccctgaaatcaggaggatctgagttcaaatcgggcctcaga
Proteins encoded in this region:
- the LOC127556434 gene encoding uncharacterized protein LOC127556434, which gives rise to MIMAKLAKLRCNFISTIPALLFIKSITILGVIFFNPSWAFFYNYEYEALVMANPWVICVRKQCKVIKHIGQAEACRVCLVVSLVLSMPLGISVLAHILGLLSSSLPETMPFFTSILCLANGLVKFLAFIFFHLLLTQLKFLLRLFDMWLSWPSYLLLTSSVIYIVGPSSSIITFISSLPRKSL